A single window of SAR324 cluster bacterium DNA harbors:
- a CDS encoding glycosyl hydrolase family 32: protein MHKLYYQPKGFWFGDCMPFYQDGKFYLFHQRDTRNPIPLFGEPFGWSLACTTDFVHYEDFGEVITHGDDEDQDQFIFAGSLFFVNNIYYTIYTGYNHSYSNLNKASQVLMLAYSYDLINWTKTDQTLVTPQKGYDPTEWRDPFIFWNEDCQEYVMLLGARKLEGKRIRTGCTVFFTSTDFKNWIFKGDFWAPNLFYMHEMPDLFRIGDFWYLLTTEYSDKSKTVYRMSKTLDGPWIAPLDDAFDGRAYYAARSCSDGNKRYLFGWVPTKENQNDLAEWQWGGALIVHEIYQRIDFTLGTRLPEKVAQAFSQKKHLLSNSSTLDSQDGCAELRLAKDTGNLFLFRMNIIFSPDTKLFGLRFFEDEETGEAYEFTFVISERRVLFDKTPNLRYFHCMNKGLERPLSIAAECSHEIQIVVDDSIATLYVDGVALNTRMYNKVGRALTIFVADGKLEVLNAALETI, encoded by the coding sequence ATGCATAAGCTTTACTATCAGCCTAAAGGATTTTGGTTTGGAGACTGTATGCCATTCTATCAGGATGGAAAATTCTATCTTTTTCACCAACGTGATACCCGCAACCCTATACCACTGTTTGGTGAACCATTTGGTTGGTCTTTAGCCTGCACAACTGATTTTGTTCACTATGAAGATTTTGGTGAAGTAATAACTCATGGTGACGATGAAGATCAGGACCAATTTATATTTGCTGGAAGCTTGTTTTTTGTAAATAACATTTATTATACAATTTATACTGGTTACAACCATAGTTACTCGAATCTAAATAAGGCTTCACAAGTTTTGATGCTTGCTTACAGTTATGACTTGATCAATTGGACTAAAACAGATCAGACGCTTGTGACCCCACAGAAAGGTTATGACCCCACAGAGTGGCGTGACCCCTTTATCTTTTGGAACGAGGATTGTCAAGAATACGTAATGCTCCTGGGTGCCCGTAAGCTAGAAGGCAAGAGAATCCGAACTGGATGTACTGTTTTCTTCACCTCAACCGACTTCAAAAACTGGATTTTTAAAGGTGACTTTTGGGCACCAAATCTTTTCTATATGCATGAGATGCCAGATCTTTTCAGAATTGGTGATTTTTGGTATCTGTTGACAACAGAATACAGCGATAAAAGCAAAACTGTGTACCGTATGAGTAAGACATTAGATGGCCCTTGGATAGCTCCCTTAGATGATGCCTTTGACGGCAGAGCTTATTACGCTGCACGATCTTGCTCTGATGGAAATAAACGGTATCTCTTTGGTTGGGTTCCGACCAAAGAAAATCAAAATGACTTAGCAGAATGGCAATGGGGGGGTGCACTCATCGTACATGAGATATACCAACGTATTGATTTTACGTTAGGAACTAGACTACCCGAAAAAGTAGCACAGGCGTTTTCCCAAAAAAAACATTTATTAAGTAATTCATCAACACTGGATTCACAAGATGGATGTGCTGAACTTAGACTTGCTAAAGATACAGGGAACCTTTTTTTGTTTAGGATGAATATTATATTTTCTCCAGATACAAAATTGTTCGGTTTAAGGTTTTTTGAAGATGAGGAAACGGGTGAGGCATACGAGTTTACGTTCGTCATTAGTGAGCGGCGGGTTTTATTCGATAAAACACCAAATTTGAGGTATTTTCATTGTATGAACAAAGGATTGGAAAGGCCACTATCTATTGCAGCAGAATGTTCTCACGAGATCCAGATTGTTGTCGATGATTCTATTGCAACTCTTTACGTGGATGGAGTTGCGCTCAATACTCGGATGTATAATAAGGTGGGTCGAGCGTTAACTATTTTTGTCGCTGATGGAAAACTAGAAGTTCTAAACGCTGCCTTAGAAACTATATAA
- a CDS encoding DMT family transporter yields the protein MLENKKNARSDNLSGIIYMIIAMAGFSIVDFSIKNLSDRLPVSQILILIGFFQFGLFWAISTYKNSVFFSKKIKNKFFIIRTLADLFAAILFFIAIAKTPLSSASAIIQLNPLMVSIFALLLLGEQVKLQSWLAILVGLIGMLLIIRPGTDSFLPESIFAVLAVAMFALRDISTRLMSDDISTLTVSIWGTIGCMIAGLVSLPFFSVPLLPTNYELLLIFLVSPIGCIAYFSLVSATQRGNVSIISPFRYTRLLFTLILSFYFLNERPDFIMLLGILMITCAGIYHILNLAQK from the coding sequence TTGCTTGAGAACAAAAAAAATGCCAGAAGCGATAACTTAAGTGGGATTATTTACATGATAATTGCTATGGCTGGATTTTCAATTGTAGATTTCTCAATTAAAAATCTATCAGATCGGCTGCCAGTAAGCCAAATACTTATATTGATTGGGTTTTTTCAATTTGGCTTGTTTTGGGCTATTTCTACTTATAAAAATTCAGTTTTTTTTTCAAAAAAGATTAAGAATAAATTTTTTATCATACGTACATTAGCAGATCTTTTCGCAGCGATTTTATTTTTTATAGCGATAGCTAAAACACCGTTGAGTTCTGCATCAGCTATTATCCAACTTAATCCCTTAATGGTAAGTATATTTGCCTTACTTCTTTTGGGTGAACAAGTAAAATTGCAATCCTGGCTTGCGATTCTGGTTGGATTAATTGGTATGCTGCTGATCATAAGGCCTGGCACTGATAGTTTCTTACCCGAATCAATATTTGCTGTTTTAGCTGTGGCTATGTTTGCACTAAGAGATATATCTACAAGATTGATGTCAGATGACATCTCTACACTTACAGTTTCTATATGGGGTACCATAGGTTGTATGATTGCTGGACTAGTAAGCTTACCATTTTTTTCAGTACCATTATTACCAACAAACTATGAATTACTTTTGATTTTTCTGGTGAGTCCTATTGGTTGTATCGCTTATTTTTCACTTGTTAGTGCAACTCAAAGAGGAAATGTTTCAATTATCTCTCCATTTAGGTATACAAGGCTATTATTTACTCTCATTTTATCATTTTATTTCTTAAATGAGAGGCCTGATTTTATCATGCTTTTAGGTATATTGATGATAACTTGTGCTGGTATATACCACATTCTAAATCTGGCTCAAAAATAA
- a CDS encoding MATE family efflux transporter, producing the protein MLSCLSSPVILTLIPAGRWVLATSGLSNTEAAQAQTYLTILMAGAGMDLFRHSLHSYFGGSGKTRFVLLSTFVMTISNIGVNYVLIL; encoded by the coding sequence TTGTTAAGCTGTCTAAGTTCACCTGTAATTCTTACCCTCATTCCAGCCGGCAGATGGGTTTTGGCTACTTCAGGACTCTCTAATACAGAGGCAGCGCAAGCACAGACCTACCTCACTATTTTAATGGCTGGTGCAGGGATGGACCTATTTCGACACAGCTTGCACAGCTACTTTGGAGGGTCAGGCAAAACCAGATTTGTGCTGTTATCGACTTTCGTCATGACCATTTCGAATATCGGAGTAAACTACGTGCTAATTTTGTGA
- a CDS encoding tyrosine-type recombinase/integrase, producing MVEGYTKRDTKSGTMVIQLMNEKVREVLLLQRELLNNSSAELQGSSLVFPASDGGLCRLDSLKKRFSQLRALSGIPKEFRPNYCLRDTVASMMLSNGATLAEVAHQLGHAPGSPMTKRYAKFIPAAQQSIANKAQEAMSSLLEKRDEQVAKSEG from the coding sequence TTGGTCGAAGGATATACCAAGCGGGATACCAAGAGTGGCACGATGGTGATCCAGCTGATGAATGAGAAGGTTCGTGAGGTGCTCTTGCTTCAAAGGGAACTATTGAATAATAGTTCAGCAGAATTGCAGGGGAGTTCTCTTGTCTTTCCAGCGAGTGATGGTGGTTTGTGCAGATTGGATAGTTTGAAGAAGCGTTTCAGCCAACTGAGAGCTCTCTCTGGCATCCCAAAAGAATTTAGGCCGAACTACTGTCTGCGAGATACAGTTGCCTCAATGATGTTGTCAAATGGAGCCACCTTAGCTGAAGTCGCCCATCAACTGGGACATGCCCCTGGCTCACCGATGACCAAGCGTTACGCCAAGTTCATCCCTGCAGCCCAGCAGAGTATTGCTAACAAGGCTCAGGAAGCGATGAGTTCTTTGTTGGAGAAACGTGATGAGCAAGTTGCCAAGAGTGAAGGATGA
- a CDS encoding tripartite tricarboxylate transporter substrate binding protein, whose translation MKRIVLAIGLVLAVFGFNSAAVGAAEFPEETITIICNWSPGGGQDTVSRLIAKYASERAGVPVVVNNVTGAAGAAGVRFAAEATPDGYTVGIIGSSFVARNYSNAEATELSEIEPLAFFGPDPGALTVRADTGINSLSEYFDKIKSNPGDLMNGNDPPGGSSAVVASLIESTFDVNMSQVPYKGYAATKAALLSGEVQSATLPVAQVSEEHKAGSLKILGVTSTKRHFKAPDVPTFAEQGFELVAGDWRALFVPKGVPYMRRMVLEDIFLKTMMDPEFMKAAETAGYVVTPMNSVDTLGAINNHDQNVYPILLEAGLVTQRKK comes from the coding sequence ATGAAGAGAATCGTACTTGCCATTGGGTTAGTTTTAGCAGTATTCGGCTTCAACAGTGCTGCTGTGGGTGCTGCCGAGTTCCCGGAAGAAACAATTACAATTATTTGTAATTGGTCACCGGGGGGAGGTCAAGACACAGTATCAAGACTGATTGCGAAGTATGCGAGTGAGAGAGCTGGGGTACCTGTTGTAGTCAATAATGTAACTGGTGCAGCCGGTGCTGCAGGGGTTAGATTTGCAGCTGAAGCAACCCCTGATGGTTACACGGTTGGGATTATAGGATCTAGCTTTGTAGCAAGAAACTATAGCAATGCAGAAGCAACAGAATTGAGCGAAATTGAGCCGCTGGCATTCTTTGGACCTGACCCGGGAGCTCTAACAGTCCGAGCTGATACAGGAATAAATTCGCTTAGCGAGTATTTTGATAAAATAAAATCAAATCCTGGGGATCTGATGAATGGTAACGATCCACCTGGAGGATCATCAGCCGTTGTTGCATCACTGATTGAGAGTACATTTGATGTGAATATGTCTCAGGTCCCTTATAAAGGATATGCGGCAACAAAAGCCGCACTATTATCTGGAGAGGTTCAATCAGCAACGCTTCCTGTTGCTCAAGTGTCTGAAGAACACAAGGCAGGAAGTTTGAAAATACTGGGCGTCACATCAACCAAAAGGCATTTCAAAGCTCCAGATGTTCCAACATTTGCAGAACAGGGGTTTGAGCTAGTAGCGGGCGACTGGCGAGCTTTGTTTGTGCCCAAAGGAGTGCCCTACATGAGGCGAATGGTTTTGGAAGATATCTTTCTAAAAACTATGATGGATCCTGAATTCATGAAAGCCGCTGAGACAGCAGGCTATGTGGTAACACCGATGAACTCTGTAGATACACTCGGTGCAATAAATAATCATGACCAAAACGTATATCCAATTCTATTGGAAGCCGGTCTAGTCACTCAAAGGAAAAAATAA
- a CDS encoding tripartite tricarboxylate transporter TctB family protein, which yields MKKINYEVLTVAVVTGVFAVAGWYSIFDRFELVEGIYKTNDPGAGLLPLILLSILSISSITFLTQIKAENGRSLKEVFHSANLPLLLSILLVIIVFLTKFLGYLLTINGLTILWFLLYGKLRNEDKKKLFINTIFMILIVNSVVYLFFMKLLNTPLP from the coding sequence ATGAAGAAGATTAATTATGAAGTACTGACTGTTGCAGTAGTAACGGGGGTGTTTGCAGTTGCTGGCTGGTATTCCATTTTTGATAGATTCGAGTTAGTAGAAGGAATATATAAAACTAATGACCCAGGTGCCGGATTACTACCTCTCATTCTGTTATCAATCTTAAGTATATCCTCAATAACATTCCTCACCCAAATAAAAGCAGAGAACGGACGTTCCTTGAAAGAAGTTTTTCATTCTGCAAACTTACCTCTTCTACTTAGTATTCTTCTAGTTATCATCGTTTTTTTGACAAAGTTCTTGGGATATTTATTAACAATCAACGGATTAACAATTCTGTGGTTTCTTCTTTATGGTAAACTTAGAAATGAAGATAAAAAGAAATTATTTATAAATACTATATTCATGATTCTTATAGTAAATAGTGTAGTTTATTTATTTTTTATGAAGTTATTGAATACGCCTTTACCATAA
- a CDS encoding tripartite tricarboxylate transporter permease, giving the protein MLLERFFISSIQILTNPETLLLSVIGVALGIVLGAIPGISSTMTLAILLPVSFYLDQNSAMVFLMAVFSSSVFGGSISAILLNIPGTPGAIVTQIDGFPLAKKGKGGYALAYALFSSSVGGLVGLLILMLLAPVIIKSAMNFRSPEFAAAALFGLAMLAYSTPGSTYRGIVIGVLGVILGMVGFDNMTDMLRFDFRTEFLQNGINLVPLSIGLFGMSEILKNIETSKDSEKLPNIGNIFPPFSSVIKTWKSIFRGSIFGVFIGAIPAAGSAIAVAISYAQEVKLAKDKSEFGKGDIRGIVAPESANNACVGGALIPMMTLGIPGDTMTAVLMASLLIHGLQPGPFLFQNNPQFVSVVYASLFIAIILTLLLGFFLIRFIVKALNAPTTIINFTIIVLCLTGSFAIRNLISDVFIMIFFGVLGYLFYKINLPTAPLAFGLILGPVLEENLRRSLIISRGSWLIFLERPISLCLVVITLIVLLLPLIKFKNRQ; this is encoded by the coding sequence ATGCTTTTAGAACGTTTTTTTATAAGTAGTATTCAGATTTTAACGAACCCTGAAACATTACTACTGTCAGTTATCGGGGTAGCACTTGGAATAGTATTGGGAGCAATTCCTGGTATCAGCAGTACAATGACGTTGGCGATACTACTTCCAGTGAGTTTTTATCTTGATCAGAATTCCGCAATGGTATTTCTGATGGCAGTTTTCTCCTCAAGTGTTTTTGGGGGTTCCATATCGGCAATTCTTCTAAATATACCCGGTACACCAGGAGCAATAGTAACTCAAATTGATGGCTTCCCACTAGCAAAAAAGGGCAAAGGTGGGTATGCGCTAGCTTATGCTCTGTTTTCTTCATCTGTAGGAGGCTTAGTTGGCTTATTGATATTGATGCTCTTAGCACCAGTTATTATCAAAAGTGCTATGAATTTCAGGAGCCCCGAATTTGCAGCAGCAGCTCTATTTGGTCTAGCAATGTTAGCATATTCAACACCTGGCTCAACATACAGGGGGATAGTCATTGGAGTTCTTGGAGTGATTTTAGGGATGGTCGGTTTTGATAATATGACCGACATGCTTAGATTTGATTTCAGAACAGAGTTTTTACAAAATGGAATCAATTTAGTCCCATTATCGATTGGGCTATTTGGTATGTCAGAAATCCTGAAAAATATAGAAACCTCAAAGGATTCTGAAAAATTACCAAATATTGGAAACATATTTCCACCATTCTCAAGTGTAATAAAAACATGGAAAAGTATATTTCGAGGATCAATTTTTGGTGTGTTCATTGGGGCAATTCCAGCTGCAGGCTCAGCGATCGCAGTTGCAATCTCTTATGCTCAAGAAGTGAAGTTAGCGAAAGATAAATCAGAATTTGGTAAAGGTGATATACGAGGTATTGTTGCACCAGAATCAGCAAATAACGCTTGTGTAGGAGGTGCTCTCATTCCAATGATGACGTTAGGGATTCCAGGAGATACGATGACTGCCGTATTGATGGCATCCCTCTTAATACATGGTTTGCAGCCTGGCCCGTTTTTATTCCAGAACAATCCCCAATTCGTTTCCGTCGTTTATGCATCACTGTTCATAGCAATTATCCTTACACTCCTACTTGGATTTTTCTTAATCAGATTTATAGTCAAGGCGTTGAATGCACCCACAACGATAATCAATTTTACAATTATTGTTCTATGTCTTACTGGATCCTTTGCCATTAGAAATTTAATCAGTGATGTCTTCATAATGATTTTCTTTGGTGTTCTAGGATATTTATTTTACAAAATAAATTTACCGACAGCACCTCTAGCATTTGGACTTATACTTGGTCCAGTTTTAGAAGAAAATCTCCGGAGAAGTCTAATTATTAGTCGAGGATCGTGGTTAATCTTTTTGGAGCGTCCAATATCGTTATGTTTGGTAGTAATTACCCTAATTGTTCTTTTATTACCTTTGATAAAATTTAAAAATAGGCAATAA
- a CDS encoding pyridoxal phosphate-dependent aminotransferase, translating to MDFNYQKKNKYFDSLISNKNLMWMGQNTNHIPSHEAVKESLIKSIHDEEYHVYAPPLGLEELRELVLVHLNLKQNDCFITDGAVSALSNVCNSLIGEDDEFLTTDPTWIWPTLFTKQSGGFVTQIPIYGHHTNFKVKASDIEKHITPKTKILYLVDPNNPLGTTIDESEVEAIAKIAKSNNIYILHDCTYRDFAYNHTFFNHFYPEGTITIWSFSKWLGIAGLRVGALLSTPHLIEKLSKCPPNILGSNIISQRGAIAGLKHFAEWFPEVNSIQRNNQRIIYESIQNVDELSMPIFPSDSNFVIVEMNSSEISPESLTKSFLEKNIMIRQGSYHSEKFGHKFVKISLTVPTDWAESFAYFLPDRITAAKNFNNDTDLF from the coding sequence ATGGATTTTAATTATCAGAAAAAAAACAAATATTTTGACAGTCTGATTAGTAATAAAAATCTAATGTGGATGGGTCAAAATACAAACCATATCCCTTCTCATGAAGCTGTAAAAGAGAGTTTAATAAAGTCAATCCATGATGAAGAGTACCATGTATACGCACCACCACTTGGGTTGGAAGAATTAAGAGAGCTAGTTTTAGTCCACCTGAATTTGAAACAGAATGATTGTTTTATTACTGATGGCGCAGTTTCAGCCTTATCTAATGTTTGTAATTCATTAATTGGTGAAGATGATGAGTTTTTGACGACGGACCCAACATGGATCTGGCCAACTTTATTTACGAAGCAGTCTGGAGGTTTTGTAACCCAAATACCTATATATGGTCATCATACTAATTTTAAAGTCAAAGCTTCTGACATTGAAAAACATATAACCCCAAAAACTAAAATTTTGTACTTGGTTGATCCAAACAATCCTTTGGGTACTACCATTGATGAATCAGAGGTTGAAGCGATAGCCAAAATAGCAAAATCAAATAATATTTATATCTTACATGACTGTACCTACCGTGACTTTGCATATAATCACACATTTTTTAATCACTTCTATCCTGAGGGTACGATCACAATTTGGAGCTTTTCCAAGTGGCTTGGTATTGCAGGCTTGCGCGTGGGTGCTCTGTTATCAACGCCACATCTCATCGAAAAACTTTCCAAGTGTCCACCAAATATTCTAGGCTCAAATATTATCTCACAGAGAGGTGCTATTGCTGGGCTTAAGCATTTTGCAGAGTGGTTTCCTGAAGTGAATTCAATTCAACGTAATAATCAACGAATTATATATGAAAGTATTCAAAATGTTGATGAACTCTCGATGCCCATTTTCCCTTCTGACTCCAATTTTGTTATTGTTGAAATGAATAGTTCTGAAATTTCACCCGAATCACTGACAAAATCATTTCTTGAAAAGAATATTATGATCCGTCAAGGAAGTTATCATAGCGAAAAATTTGGACATAAATTTGTTAAAATAAGTCTAACTGTACCAACAGATTGGGCGGAATCTTTCGCATATTTTCTTCCAGATAGAATTACTGCTGCCAAAAATTTCAATAATGATACTGATTTATTCTGA
- a CDS encoding SDR family oxidoreductase, which produces MDLNLQGKRVLVTGASKGIGHGLAYTLASEGAHLYLVARSEQLLREMQTQLTESHDIDVQIFSLDIKNLESIENLKLECADTDILVNNAGDIPSGNLFDVDDTKWREGWDLKVHGYIRMCRIFYKVFKERGSGVILNNIGNGGEIFDSRYIAGVSGNASLIAFTKALGATSLNDNIRVLGVNPGPVNTERIFKMLRKRSFDLFGTEDRFNELAQKYPLSRPAHINEVTDAIAFLISDRASYISGSILTIDGGISSNNSIV; this is translated from the coding sequence ATGGATTTAAATTTACAAGGTAAGAGAGTTTTAGTTACTGGTGCATCTAAAGGAATTGGACATGGACTTGCCTATACACTTGCTAGTGAGGGGGCTCATCTATATTTAGTTGCTCGCAGCGAGCAACTGCTTCGAGAAATGCAAACTCAGCTTACCGAGAGCCACGATATTGATGTCCAAATCTTTTCTCTTGATATCAAAAACCTTGAATCAATTGAAAATTTAAAGCTTGAATGTGCTGATACCGATATTCTTGTCAACAATGCTGGTGATATACCTAGTGGTAATCTCTTTGATGTTGATGATACGAAATGGCGTGAAGGTTGGGATTTGAAGGTTCATGGTTACATTCGTATGTGTAGAATCTTCTATAAAGTCTTCAAGGAAAGAGGATCTGGAGTAATACTTAACAATATTGGTAATGGTGGTGAGATTTTTGACTCGCGCTACATAGCTGGAGTATCTGGGAACGCATCTCTTATTGCGTTTACCAAGGCTTTAGGTGCAACTAGTCTTAATGATAATATTCGTGTACTTGGTGTTAATCCTGGTCCTGTAAACACTGAGAGAATTTTTAAAATGTTGAGGAAACGGTCTTTTGATCTCTTTGGCACAGAAGATCGGTTTAACGAACTTGCGCAAAAATATCCCTTATCACGACCTGCACACATTAATGAAGTCACAGATGCAATAGCATTTTTGATCTCAGATCGTGCCAGTTATATTTCGGGATCCATTCTAACAATTGATGGTGGAATATCATCCAATAATTCAATCGTATGA
- a CDS encoding alpha/beta hydrolase: protein MKNFKVSTSDNVELDCNISGEGIPLVFVHEFGGDQRSWQNQVNYFSRKYQCITFNARGYPPSEVPSSVESYSQSRAVEDIIDVLDYLKIDAAHFVGHSMGGFAVLHLLINYSRRAISASIVGVGYGAEKQHEDYFRGVSTNVAKQFLELGSEKYSHIYGSAASRIPFQVKDPVGWNKFRHRLGQHSMIGASNTMLGVQAHRPSLYDLVTELSNIETPLFIVIGDEDDHCLQTSLFLKSTVKSSGLLILPKTGHTVPSEEPGMFNSHLSEFFSLNELSRWPNRDPRSNPMEIMKIS, encoded by the coding sequence ATGAAAAATTTTAAAGTTAGCACTTCTGACAATGTTGAGCTGGATTGTAATATTTCAGGAGAAGGCATCCCACTTGTCTTTGTACATGAATTTGGTGGTGACCAGCGTAGTTGGCAGAATCAAGTAAATTATTTTTCTCGCAAATACCAATGTATCACTTTTAATGCACGTGGATATCCACCATCTGAAGTCCCTAGTTCTGTCGAGTCCTATTCTCAAAGCCGCGCTGTCGAAGATATAATTGATGTTTTAGATTATTTGAAAATCGATGCAGCGCACTTTGTGGGGCATTCGATGGGTGGATTCGCCGTTTTGCACTTATTAATCAATTATTCACGAAGAGCTATTTCGGCTTCTATAGTTGGGGTTGGTTATGGTGCAGAGAAACAACACGAAGACTACTTTCGAGGTGTTTCAACAAATGTTGCCAAGCAATTTCTCGAATTAGGAAGCGAAAAGTATTCTCATATTTACGGATCAGCTGCATCAAGAATTCCTTTCCAAGTTAAAGATCCCGTTGGTTGGAATAAATTCAGACATAGACTCGGACAGCACTCCATGATTGGGGCTAGTAATACAATGCTTGGTGTGCAGGCCCACCGTCCATCACTTTATGATTTAGTGACAGAGCTATCTAACATTGAAACACCGTTGTTTATCGTCATTGGGGACGAAGATGATCATTGCCTACAGACGAGTCTATTTTTGAAGAGCACAGTAAAATCATCTGGATTATTAATTCTACCAAAGACTGGGCATACAGTACCTTCTGAAGAGCCTGGTATGTTTAATTCCCATCTTTCAGAATTCTTTTCATTAAATGAGCTTTCCAGGTGGCCAAATCGTGATCCGAGATCAAACCCCATGGAAATCATGAAGATTAGCTGA
- a CDS encoding hydantoinase/carbamoylase family amidase yields the protein MLEKIIESVNLARLVERHDLLAKCTTESSLGVNRQALSLEDINARKLLIQWAEMIDMQAFTDAASNLFLRYEGKFPDLPPVIAGSHIDSQPTGGKYDGVFGVLSALEVAESFYKNQFKPDHSFEVVCWMNEEGSRFAPGMMGSSVFSGYKSLNDIIDIVDDDGFSIASGIEYVRSALPSVPIREFGFPIKCYLEPHIEQAPFLERADVVIGAVKGMQGKKTFAVTVTGRADHVGTVPLSERDDALLCATQIMHQLYSAVINDDEDVKFTIGKLIVEPNAPSVVPSKVTFSIDLRHPHQSPLDHYESLIIAVISKYSSKKSVKLTPLVDDPVIEFPTELISSIIFAAKELGISSTTILSLAGHDSKFLHKITPTGMIFIPCSEGISHNPAEAVHPDHLFDGTRVLCHTLYHQLQLSR from the coding sequence ATGCTTGAGAAAATTATTGAATCCGTAAATCTTGCTCGTCTAGTTGAGAGGCACGATTTACTTGCAAAGTGTACAACTGAATCATCCTTGGGGGTCAATAGACAAGCTCTCTCCCTTGAGGATATAAATGCTCGTAAATTGTTGATTCAGTGGGCAGAAATGATTGATATGCAGGCATTTACTGATGCTGCATCAAATCTCTTTTTGCGATATGAAGGCAAGTTTCCCGATCTACCACCTGTTATTGCTGGTTCTCACATAGATAGTCAACCTACTGGTGGAAAGTACGACGGAGTATTTGGTGTCCTGTCTGCGCTTGAGGTTGCTGAATCATTCTACAAGAATCAGTTCAAACCTGATCACTCATTTGAGGTTGTATGTTGGATGAACGAAGAAGGCTCTCGTTTTGCTCCTGGTATGATGGGTTCTTCAGTATTTTCTGGCTACAAATCACTCAATGATATTATTGATATTGTCGACGATGATGGATTTTCTATAGCATCAGGGATTGAATACGTTCGTTCAGCCCTACCCTCAGTGCCTATCAGGGAGTTTGGTTTCCCAATCAAATGTTATTTAGAACCGCACATTGAGCAAGCACCATTCTTGGAAAGAGCAGATGTTGTTATTGGTGCCGTTAAAGGCATGCAAGGCAAAAAAACCTTCGCAGTTACTGTAACTGGCCGGGCTGATCATGTTGGAACTGTCCCGTTGTCTGAGCGCGATGATGCCCTTCTGTGTGCAACTCAAATCATGCACCAGTTGTATTCTGCAGTCATCAATGATGATGAAGATGTGAAATTTACCATTGGTAAGCTTATTGTTGAGCCAAATGCACCTTCAGTAGTACCCAGTAAAGTTACCTTTTCTATTGATCTGAGACATCCTCACCAATCACCCCTTGATCACTATGAATCCTTAATAATTGCAGTAATTAGCAAATACAGCTCTAAAAAATCAGTCAAATTAACTCCCCTAGTAGATGATCCTGTCATAGAATTTCCAACTGAGTTAATCTCATCAATTATATTTGCGGCTAAGGAACTCGGGATATCATCTACAACAATTCTTTCCCTAGCTGGTCATGATTCAAAATTTCTTCATAAGATAACTCCAACTGGAATGATATTTATTCCTTGTTCTGAGGGAATAAGTCATAATCCAGCTGAAGCAGTTCACCCAGATCATCTCTTTGATGGCACTCGTGTTCTATGTCACACGCTTTATCATCAACTTCAGTTAAGTAGATAG